One part of the Chthonomonadales bacterium genome encodes these proteins:
- a CDS encoding LacI family DNA-binding transcriptional regulator, with product MSLTTVSFVLNGRTDRAISDETRERVLGAARELGYRPNGLVRGLVRGRTQTVGVVVPRLDSSFHATIVQGIQEVCARRDHRILLADSRHELEYEQRQVDLLLEHRVDGIISVAMPDDAPAERTRSWVGRLAAEGVAFLVVDDHSFGDLVDCVVSDDLRGARLAAEHLIALGHRRIAHLSAGQAMSSSRDRRAGYLAALAAAGVAPDERLIAGGSYFLRAEELRRAAEALLALPDRPTALFAANDDLAAEAIAAARDLGLHVPGDLAVAGYGNTEVGRHLEITSIHQEPLEMGRRAALRLSTRLEERDLPPEIELLPVRLVVRASSGARNLAAAPPAGRAASDSA from the coding sequence GTGTCACTGACCACGGTCTCCTTCGTGCTGAACGGTCGGACCGACCGGGCCATCAGCGACGAGACGCGCGAGCGCGTGCTCGGCGCCGCCCGCGAGCTCGGCTACCGGCCCAACGGCCTGGTACGCGGCCTGGTACGAGGTCGCACCCAGACCGTAGGCGTCGTCGTTCCCCGCCTCGACAGCAGCTTCCACGCCACCATCGTGCAGGGCATCCAGGAGGTCTGCGCCCGTCGCGACCACCGGATTCTGCTGGCCGACTCCCGCCATGAGCTCGAGTACGAGCAGCGACAGGTGGACCTCTTGCTCGAGCACCGCGTGGACGGCATCATCTCCGTGGCGATGCCGGACGACGCGCCCGCCGAGCGCACGCGCTCCTGGGTGGGGCGGCTGGCGGCCGAGGGGGTGGCCTTCCTGGTGGTGGACGACCACTCGTTCGGCGACCTCGTGGACTGCGTCGTCTCCGATGACCTTCGCGGGGCGCGCCTGGCGGCCGAGCACCTGATCGCGCTCGGGCACCGGCGCATCGCGCATCTGAGCGCCGGGCAGGCGATGAGCTCCTCTCGCGACCGCCGCGCGGGCTACCTGGCGGCCCTCGCCGCCGCAGGCGTTGCGCCGGACGAGCGCCTGATCGCCGGCGGATCCTACTTTCTGCGCGCCGAGGAGCTGCGCCGGGCCGCCGAGGCGCTCCTCGCGCTCCCCGACCGCCCCACCGCCCTCTTCGCCGCCAACGACGACCTGGCGGCCGAGGCGATCGCCGCCGCGCGCGACCTCGGCCTGCATGTGCCTGGCGACCTGGCCGTGGCGGGCTACGGCAACACGGAGGTCGGCCGTCACTTGGAGATCACCAGCATCCATCAGGAGCCGCTGGAGATGGGCCGGCGCGCCGCCCTGCGGCTCTCGACCCGCCTGGAGGAGCGGGACCTGCCTCCCGAGATCGAGCTTCTCCCCGTGCGTCTCGTCGTCCGCGCGTCCTCGGGCGCGCGGAACCTCGCGGCCGCCCCTCCTGCCGGCCGCGCCGCTTCGGACAGCGCCTGA
- a CDS encoding DUF1559 domain-containing protein, with amino-acid sequence MRRRRTGFTLIELLVVIAIIAILAAILFPVFAQAREKARAVSCLSNMKQVSLAMLMYAQDSDESFAINRRFGPDPAAPQWYYTWRYAVQPYVKSDPLWLCGSAPQHLNEFKWTELNGPFIVPQGCIADGSMTIDDYNATPRRWRGFANYASNGHWSWYDNRLGLAYFEKPAGIILLVDMRDFWPDMEAWTIPWNFGDGYGAIGCYHSRGNNWAFVDGHVKWQRIAQTLAPDFQWNNYAETDMPGIPYTVAGLQAAIPPACR; translated from the coding sequence ATGCGACGCAGAAGGACCGGCTTCACCCTGATCGAGCTACTCGTCGTCATCGCCATCATCGCGATCCTCGCGGCCATCCTGTTCCCGGTGTTCGCCCAGGCCCGCGAGAAGGCCCGCGCCGTCTCCTGCCTCAGCAACATGAAGCAGGTCAGCCTGGCGATGCTGATGTACGCGCAGGACTCCGACGAGAGCTTCGCAATCAACCGGCGCTTCGGGCCCGATCCGGCGGCGCCCCAGTGGTACTACACCTGGCGCTACGCCGTGCAGCCCTACGTCAAGAGCGACCCGCTCTGGCTCTGCGGCTCCGCTCCGCAGCACCTCAACGAGTTCAAGTGGACCGAGCTCAACGGGCCATTCATCGTGCCGCAGGGCTGCATCGCGGACGGATCAATGACCATCGACGACTACAACGCCACCCCGCGGCGTTGGCGCGGCTTCGCCAACTACGCCTCCAACGGCCACTGGTCGTGGTACGACAATCGCCTGGGCCTGGCCTACTTCGAGAAGCCCGCGGGCATCATCCTCCTCGTTGACATGCGCGACTTCTGGCCCGACATGGAGGCCTGGACGATCCCCTGGAACTTCGGCGACGGCTACGGCGCCATCGGCTGCTACCACAGCCGGGGCAACAACTGGGCCTTTGTCGACGGGCACGTCAAGTGGCAGCGCATCGCGCAGACGCTGGCCCCCGATTTCCAGTGGAACAACTACGCCGAGACCGACATGCCGGGAATTCCCTACACTGTCGCCGGCTTGCAGGCAGCCATCCCGCCCGCGTGCCGCTGA
- a CDS encoding phytanoyl-CoA dioxygenase family protein has protein sequence MRTEPTPEEIAAYRDDGFVVLHGFLEPAELEEWRAAVEEAVAARQGAGLPGGRWRRDEEHSDDYYERVFVQRVNLWMDSPRLRGLLLDERIGRLAADLAGVGGVRIWHDQALIKPPWANPTAWHLDAPYWSFSSRDAISLWLALDDATVRNGCMYFLPGTHRRATYDNVSIGRNLGALFGVYPDWASEEPRAAEMRAGSCSFHNGLVAHAAGPNMTPRPRRAMTCGFMPDGATFNGKQNILSDAQVARLTVGDPLTDERQNPLVFSRGSGAGQGGPH, from the coding sequence ATGCGTACCGAACCAACGCCGGAGGAGATCGCCGCCTACCGCGACGACGGCTTCGTGGTGCTGCACGGCTTCCTCGAACCCGCCGAGCTGGAGGAGTGGCGCGCGGCCGTGGAGGAGGCCGTCGCGGCGCGGCAGGGAGCCGGCCTGCCGGGCGGCCGGTGGCGGCGCGACGAGGAGCACTCGGACGACTACTACGAGCGCGTGTTCGTGCAGCGTGTGAACCTCTGGATGGATAGCCCGCGCCTGCGCGGCCTGCTGCTCGATGAGCGCATCGGCCGCCTGGCCGCCGACCTGGCCGGCGTGGGCGGCGTGCGAATCTGGCACGATCAGGCGCTCATCAAGCCGCCGTGGGCCAACCCGACGGCATGGCACCTCGACGCGCCGTACTGGTCGTTCTCCTCGCGCGACGCCATCAGCCTCTGGCTCGCGCTCGACGACGCCACCGTGCGCAACGGATGCATGTACTTTCTGCCCGGTACCCACCGGCGGGCCACCTACGACAACGTGTCGATCGGGCGCAACCTGGGCGCGCTCTTCGGGGTCTATCCCGACTGGGCCTCGGAGGAGCCGCGTGCCGCCGAAATGCGCGCCGGCTCGTGCTCGTTCCACAACGGACTGGTGGCGCACGCGGCGGGACCCAACATGACTCCCCGGCCGCGCCGGGCGATGACGTGCGGCTTCATGCCGGACGGAGCGACCTTCAACGGCAAGCAGAACATCCTTTCGGACGCGCAGGTCGCCCGGCTCACGGTTGGCGATCCGCTGACGGACGAGCGGCAGAACCCCCTGGTCTTCTCGCGGGGCTCCGGCGCCGGGCAAGGAGGGCCGCATTGA
- a CDS encoding nucleoside hydrolase, whose amino-acid sequence MSAHAPEPVDSPEPAATAERAPRRRVLLTTDCGTEMDDQWALAHLALSPEWDLVGVVTTHAPNLAGSAAERTAEAAREVLRRVAPGCGVEVRAGSSVPLPDARTPLANRGVERILERAAVRGPEGRLTVLAIGAATDVASALLADPTLAERIEVVAMGFQGRSVGGDEWNVKNDPAAWRVLLGSRVPLTVGAADVCKRRLLMTGERACDRFAGRGPVGRYLADLLIEWLGANGATASLVTGRSDAWPVWDEIVVAHLLGLSAVRRHPRPLLREDLTFGSRSDAAADRGIDWITDVDDAGLWEDLAGKLLPGGR is encoded by the coding sequence TTGAGCGCGCACGCCCCGGAGCCCGTGGACTCGCCGGAGCCGGCGGCGACCGCGGAGCGAGCGCCGCGTCGCCGCGTACTGCTGACGACCGACTGCGGGACCGAGATGGACGATCAGTGGGCGCTGGCGCACCTGGCGCTCTCGCCGGAGTGGGACCTGGTGGGCGTCGTGACGACGCACGCGCCCAACCTGGCCGGTTCCGCCGCCGAGCGGACGGCCGAGGCGGCGCGCGAGGTGCTGCGGCGCGTCGCGCCGGGGTGCGGCGTGGAGGTGCGCGCGGGCTCCAGCGTCCCCCTGCCGGACGCGAGGACACCACTCGCGAACCGGGGCGTCGAGCGCATCCTGGAGCGCGCGGCAGTGCGCGGGCCGGAAGGGCGCCTGACGGTGCTTGCCATCGGCGCGGCCACCGACGTCGCTTCCGCCCTGCTGGCGGACCCCACGCTGGCGGAGCGGATCGAGGTCGTGGCGATGGGGTTCCAGGGCCGCAGTGTCGGTGGCGACGAGTGGAACGTGAAGAACGACCCGGCGGCCTGGCGGGTGCTCCTGGGGTCGCGCGTGCCGCTGACGGTGGGCGCCGCGGACGTCTGCAAGCGCCGCCTTCTGATGACCGGCGAGCGGGCCTGCGATCGGTTCGCGGGCCGCGGGCCGGTCGGCCGCTACCTCGCCGACCTGCTGATCGAGTGGCTCGGCGCCAACGGCGCGACGGCCAGCCTCGTCACCGGTCGGTCGGACGCCTGGCCCGTGTGGGACGAGATCGTCGTCGCGCACCTACTCGGGCTCTCCGCCGTGCGCCGGCATCCGCGCCCCCTGCTCCGCGAGGATCTGACCTTCGGAAGCCGGTCCGACGCGGCCGCGGACCGGGGCATCGACTGGATCACGGACGTCGACGATGCGGGCCTTTGGGAGGACCTGGCCGGCAAGCTGCTCCCTGGTGGTCGGTAG